In a single window of the Pseudogemmatithrix spongiicola genome:
- a CDS encoding sensor histidine kinase, whose translation MSRARPHSPSTRSVQVGFFLLLLVCAAQLAFWMWDEWRYTALMTERLSAALTATGAGSEQLAQLARERAQRLNRYAWEGAFFLSVLIAAMAVVLKALREEAELRRRQEQFLAAVSHEFKSPLASLRLSVETLSLRDPAPAERAELVRRIVVELGRLERMVANTLDTSRLASGGESFPERVALDEIVAEMTEELREFAAECGVRVEAQMSHALTVHADREGVRTVVRNLLHNAIKASPRDGVVQVRGEADLHDVLLEVSDDGVGFAPKEAPRLFEQFYRVEGDGRGRMQGTGLGLYLVERLVTHAGGRVRAQSAGHGLGAVFTVRWPRPAEDRS comes from the coding sequence CCCTCGACGCGCAGCGTGCAGGTCGGATTCTTCCTGCTCCTGCTCGTCTGTGCCGCGCAGCTCGCCTTCTGGATGTGGGACGAGTGGCGCTACACGGCGTTGATGACCGAACGCCTCTCGGCGGCGTTGACGGCGACCGGTGCGGGGAGCGAGCAGCTCGCGCAGCTGGCGCGGGAGCGGGCGCAGCGTCTCAATCGCTATGCCTGGGAGGGCGCGTTCTTCCTCTCCGTGCTGATCGCGGCGATGGCCGTCGTGCTGAAGGCGCTGCGGGAAGAAGCCGAGCTGCGCCGGCGGCAGGAGCAGTTCCTCGCGGCGGTGTCGCACGAGTTCAAGAGTCCGCTCGCGTCGCTGCGACTGTCCGTGGAGACCCTGTCGCTGCGCGATCCGGCACCGGCGGAACGCGCCGAGCTCGTGCGCCGCATCGTCGTCGAGCTCGGCCGCCTGGAGCGCATGGTCGCCAACACGCTCGACACGTCGCGACTCGCGAGCGGTGGCGAATCGTTCCCCGAGCGTGTCGCCCTCGATGAGATCGTGGCCGAGATGACAGAGGAACTGCGGGAGTTTGCCGCCGAGTGCGGCGTGCGCGTCGAGGCGCAGATGTCGCATGCGCTCACCGTGCACGCCGATCGCGAGGGCGTGCGCACCGTGGTGCGCAATCTCCTGCACAACGCCATCAAGGCCAGCCCGCGGGACGGCGTCGTGCAGGTGCGCGGCGAGGCCGACCTGCACGATGTGCTGCTCGAGGTCAGCGACGACGGCGTCGGCTTCGCGCCGAAGGAGGCGCCGCGGCTCTTCGAACAGTTCTACCGCGTGGAGGGCGACGGGCGCGGGCGCATGCAGGGCACTGGCCTCGGGCTCTACCTTGTGGAGCGACTCGTCACGCATGCGGGCGGTCGCGTACGCGCCCAGAGCGCCGGCCACGGGCTCGGCGCCGTCTTCACCGTACGCTGGCCGCGGCCGGCGGAGGATCGTTCGTGA
- a CDS encoding AtpZ/AtpI family protein produces MESEPPSGVPRDPRPSGEDPLRKLAQHSGGIGSLGAAGKYAGLGLQFALSILLFLYLGQWVDRRIGTNGIFALVGAFLGFGAAFYSIYRSLMADQKRAEEAEARERAEAKRTGGAGQ; encoded by the coding sequence ATGGAGTCCGAACCGCCCTCTGGGGTACCGCGGGACCCCCGCCCATCGGGCGAGGATCCCCTGAGGAAGCTGGCGCAGCATTCGGGGGGCATCGGCTCCCTAGGCGCGGCAGGGAAGTACGCGGGGTTGGGTCTCCAGTTCGCGCTCTCGATCCTCCTCTTCCTGTATCTCGGGCAATGGGTGGATCGGCGCATCGGGACCAACGGCATCTTCGCGCTGGTCGGTGCGTTCCTGGGCTTTGGGGCGGCGTTCTACTCGATCTATCGGAGTCTGATGGCCGACCAGAAGCGGGCGGAGGAGGCGGAGGCGCGGGAGCGCGCCGAGGCCAAGCGGACGGGCGGGGCGGGGCAGTGA
- the atpF gene encoding F0F1 ATP synthase subunit B, with protein MRTLLTAVALLLLTASPAFAAAEGGKVSLLDPHYGLITWTIVVFFATFFLLRKFAWGPILAAVQGREQALLDAIASAERDRNEAAKLVAEQKAAIEAARNEAQRYIADGRATAESMRSEMLEQTRQQQAELLERARKEIESEKAKAIDELRREAVDLALAGAGKLIGQKLDGATDRQMVEQYLASLGKK; from the coding sequence ATGCGCACGCTTCTCACTGCCGTTGCCCTGCTCCTCCTCACTGCCTCGCCGGCGTTCGCCGCGGCCGAGGGCGGCAAGGTCAGCCTCCTCGACCCGCACTACGGCCTCATCACCTGGACGATCGTCGTCTTCTTTGCGACGTTCTTCCTCCTCCGCAAGTTCGCGTGGGGTCCGATCCTCGCGGCCGTGCAGGGTCGCGAGCAGGCGCTGCTCGACGCGATCGCGTCGGCCGAGCGTGACCGCAACGAGGCCGCCAAGCTCGTCGCCGAGCAGAAGGCCGCCATCGAAGCGGCGCGCAACGAGGCGCAGCGCTACATCGCCGACGGCCGCGCGACGGCCGAGTCGATGCGCTCGGAGATGCTCGAACAGACGCGACAGCAGCAGGCCGAACTGCTCGAGCGCGCGCGCAAGGAGATCGAGTCGGAGAAGGCCAAGGCCATCGACGAGCTCCGCCGCGAAGCCGTGGACCTCGCGCTGGCCGGCGCCGGCAAGCTCATCGGGCAGAAGCTCGACGGCGCGACGGACCGCCAGATGGTCG
- a CDS encoding BsuPI-related putative proteinase inhibitor, with amino-acid sequence MNRSAPVDARAPLAPTLDIDVNNGVHFSFDVVNASARKLEVLFNDGRTHDIIVLDTLGREVWRWSENRMFTQVVQSKVLRASESLTFAESWTDPQPGSYVAVATLPSRNYPVEHRVAFVVR; translated from the coding sequence GTGAATCGCAGCGCGCCGGTCGATGCGCGCGCACCGTTGGCCCCGACGCTCGACATCGACGTCAACAACGGCGTGCACTTCAGCTTCGACGTCGTCAACGCAAGCGCGCGCAAGCTCGAAGTGCTGTTCAATGACGGACGCACGCACGACATCATCGTGCTCGACACGCTCGGCCGCGAAGTCTGGCGCTGGAGCGAGAACCGCATGTTCACGCAGGTCGTGCAGAGCAAGGTGCTGCGCGCCAGCGAGTCGCTCACGTTCGCCGAGTCGTGGACGGATCCGCAGCCGGGCAGCTACGTCGCGGTCGCGACGCTGCCGTCGCGCAACTACCCCGTCGAGCACCGCGTCGCCTTCGTCGTGCGCTGA
- the atpE gene encoding ATP synthase F0 subunit C, which produces MLQEAATAVANNNQGLALIGAGIGAGLAVIGAGMGIGRIGGSAVEGMARQPEAAGKIQTAALILAAFIEGAALFGIVVAFSIQGKF; this is translated from the coding sequence ATGCTCCAGGAAGCCGCCACGGCGGTCGCCAACAACAACCAGGGCCTCGCCCTCATCGGTGCCGGCATCGGCGCCGGCCTCGCCGTCATCGGCGCGGGCATGGGCATCGGCCGCATCGGCGGCTCGGCCGTCGAAGGCATGGCCCGTCAGCCGGAAGCGGCTGGCAAGATCCAGACGGCCGCGCTGATTCTCGCCGCCTTCATCGAAGGCGCCGCGCTGTTCGGCATCGTCGTCGCCTTCTCGATCCAGGGCAAGTTCTAA
- the atpB gene encoding F0F1 ATP synthase subunit A gives MKIARILTVMAALVLFAAPLRAEEPQAAEKVDIITPHITDGDHMEIPWILPPFFKEIHLPKYEALQFHVGGVMIDLSPTKHVYFLLIGATLLVTVMTLVARSHAKTAAQGTAPKGAANGFEAMILYIRNEVILPNVGHHGEGFVPYLLTVFFFILTLNLLGLVPYGSTATGNISVTATLAFLTFLTVEIAGIRANGWGYLNTIFYWNNDLPMVMRPLMFAILTPVELIGKITKPFALAIRLFANMTAGHIVLLAMMGLFFSFGLPIGVAPLGMAVAIMFLELFVAFLQAFVFTLLSSVFIGLIREAHH, from the coding sequence ATGAAGATCGCACGCATACTGACGGTGATGGCCGCTCTCGTCCTCTTCGCTGCGCCGCTGCGCGCCGAGGAGCCGCAGGCCGCGGAGAAGGTGGACATCATCACGCCGCACATCACCGACGGCGACCACATGGAGATCCCGTGGATCCTGCCGCCCTTCTTCAAGGAGATCCATCTCCCGAAGTATGAGGCGCTGCAGTTCCACGTCGGCGGCGTGATGATCGACCTCTCGCCGACCAAGCACGTGTACTTCCTGCTGATCGGCGCCACGCTGCTCGTGACCGTGATGACGCTGGTCGCGCGCTCGCACGCGAAGACGGCGGCGCAGGGCACCGCGCCGAAGGGCGCGGCGAACGGCTTCGAGGCGATGATCCTCTACATCCGCAACGAGGTCATCCTGCCGAACGTGGGCCATCACGGCGAGGGCTTCGTGCCCTACCTGCTGACGGTCTTCTTCTTCATCCTCACGCTGAACCTGCTCGGCCTCGTGCCCTACGGGTCCACGGCCACGGGCAACATCTCCGTGACGGCGACGCTGGCCTTCCTGACCTTCCTCACGGTCGAGATCGCCGGCATCCGGGCCAACGGCTGGGGCTACCTCAATACGATCTTCTATTGGAACAACGACCTGCCGATGGTCATGCGGCCGTTGATGTTCGCGATCCTCACGCCCGTCGAGCTGATCGGCAAGATCACGAAGCCGTTCGCGCTGGCCATCCGTCTCTTCGCCAACATGACGGCCGGCCACATCGTGCTGCTCGCGATGATGGGTCTGTTCTTCAGCTTCGGTCTCCCCATCGGCGTGGCGCCGCTGGGCATGGCCGTGGCGATCATGTTCCTCGAGTTGTTCGTGGCGTTCCTCCAGGCCTTCGTGTTCACGCTGCTGTCGAGCGTGTTCATCGGGCTGATCCGGGAGGCGCACCACTAG
- a CDS encoding response regulator transcription factor, translating to MSASPAKVLLVEDEPNLARGIRENLVHEGYDVELVSDGVTALARMRANDYAVVVLDVMLPGMDGFTVCETVRREGNDTPVLFLTAKGGPHDRIRGLEAGGDDYLPKPFHLRELLLRVAAIVRRRTRFDTLLGSRETLQFGGNEFDFTSFRGRSWDGQDQQLTPKEALILAELAKRDGRVVWREDLLERVWGGEVLPSSRTIDNFIVKLRKRFEREPDRPRHFHTVRGVGYRFTAAGEDPTE from the coding sequence GTGAGTGCATCGCCAGCCAAGGTCCTGCTCGTCGAGGACGAACCGAATCTCGCGCGGGGCATCCGCGAGAACCTCGTGCACGAGGGCTATGACGTCGAGCTGGTCAGCGACGGCGTCACGGCGCTCGCGCGCATGCGCGCCAACGATTACGCCGTCGTCGTGCTCGACGTGATGCTGCCGGGCATGGACGGATTCACCGTCTGCGAGACGGTGCGCCGCGAGGGCAACGACACCCCGGTGCTCTTCCTGACCGCCAAGGGCGGGCCGCACGACCGCATCCGCGGGCTGGAGGCGGGCGGCGACGATTATCTGCCGAAGCCCTTCCACCTGCGCGAGCTGCTGTTGCGCGTGGCGGCCATCGTGCGGCGGCGCACGCGCTTCGACACGCTGCTCGGCAGCCGCGAGACGCTGCAGTTCGGCGGCAACGAGTTCGACTTCACGAGCTTCCGCGGCCGGAGCTGGGACGGCCAGGACCAACAGCTCACGCCGAAGGAGGCCTTGATCCTCGCCGAGCTGGCCAAGCGCGACGGGCGCGTGGTGTGGCGCGAGGACCTGCTGGAGCGCGTGTGGGGCGGGGAAGTGCTGCCGAGCTCACGCACGATCGACAACTTCATCGTGAAGCTCCGCAAGCGCTTCGAGCGCGAGCCGGATCGGCCGCGGCACTTCCACACGGTGCGCGGCGTGGGCTATCGCTTCACCGCGGCGGGCGAGGATCCCACCGAATAG